The Faecalibacter sp. LW9 genome has a segment encoding these proteins:
- a CDS encoding AraC family transcriptional regulator: MHPSLSDSFNEIRVRNQNDIFDFIPFGHPYRPMTPAILFVLKGTVVLKEQINTHTLYENWMMIIDTSSVYEVLEVSEDLEIRLLAYSRTYLDQIAIQLNKIKVYDNLKKQLKRKFLLDAYEMTRLIRNIDALVLYIQSESKMTYYLEIIHHHFIVILYHLASIVEKGNDEEFDKLTRNQKILYEFVQLVASHYLETKSVEFYANKLQMTSRYLSRVIKEESGNTPNEIITQYILNEAKAQLSSTLNPIKSIASELHFSDQYSFAHFFKKHEQMSPSEYRKQFLT, from the coding sequence TTGCATCCATCATTATCTGATAGTTTCAATGAAATTCGCGTACGAAATCAAAATGATATTTTTGATTTCATCCCATTTGGTCATCCTTATCGCCCAATGACACCAGCAATACTTTTTGTCTTAAAAGGTACAGTGGTACTTAAAGAACAAATTAATACACATACATTGTATGAGAATTGGATGATGATTATTGATACAAGCAGTGTGTACGAAGTATTGGAAGTTTCTGAGGATTTAGAAATACGATTACTAGCTTACAGTCGTACTTATTTGGATCAAATTGCCATTCAATTAAATAAAATTAAGGTCTATGATAATCTTAAAAAACAACTTAAACGAAAATTTCTATTGGATGCGTATGAAATGACGCGATTGATCAGAAATATTGATGCGCTAGTTTTATATATTCAAAGCGAATCGAAAATGACCTATTATTTGGAAATCATTCATCATCATTTTATTGTGATTTTATACCATTTGGCAAGTATTGTTGAAAAAGGGAATGATGAAGAATTTGATAAACTTACTCGAAATCAGAAAATACTTTATGAATTTGTACAATTGGTCGCTTCACATTATTTAGAAACAAAATCAGTAGAATTTTATGCTAATAAATTACAAATGACCAGCCGATACCTTAGCCGGGTGATTAAAGAAGAATCGGGAAACACACCGAATGAAATCATTACTCAATACATCTTGAATGAAGCTAAAGCCCAATTGTCAAGTACACTAAATCCAATAAAAAGCATTGCGAGCGAACTTCATTTTAGTGATCAGTATTCATTTGCTCATTTCTTTAAAAAACATGAACAGATGTCTCCAAGTGAATATAGGAAGCAATTTTTAACTTAA